ATCATTTTTTTCCTCGTAGAAGTATCGTAGGGCCGCTATTGCATTGGGTGAATTTTGAATTTCATCGATAAAAAGCAGAACATCCCCGTCAATACTTTTGATTTGTTTATGAAGGCATATAATTTCAAAAAGTCTGTGAATGTCCAATTCATGCAGGAAAAGGTTCTGATCCTCCTTCTTATCAAGATTTAAATGGATGAAGTGATCGTAGTTTTCAGCAAACATTTTCACAAGGCTGGTTTTGCCTACTTGTCGCGCTCCGCGAAGAATAAGAGGTTTTCGCAAAGGGCTCCTTGCCCATTTTTCCAGATCGGTCAATAAATCCCGTTTAAACATATCTTAATATTTTTACAATGAAACAAATATATCAAATTTATTAATAGATTGTATTAAAGAGGGGGATAAATAATAGTATATATGAATAAAAGAGGCACATAAAATCAATTCATTTTGTATAAAAGATGGGGATATTATTCAGCTGGCTGCTTCGTCTTCTGCCGGTAGTATTAGTTCTTAAATTCAGGGATCATCGCCATCGTTTGCTTGTGCATACACCCGAATGTCACGGGTACACAAGGCTTCAAAAAGAAATCCAAAGTATTGAAAGTCTTTTAAAATATCTTCGGGGTTTGTTCGCAGCACTGCTGTTGAAACAGATGGATCGACAAAATGCCTTTTTGCTGTGGTTCGAATGGCTGTTTTTGAATGTAGTTGTTTCAATTCTACTAATGCGGCTGTAGATTTATTCGATTGCCGTGTCTGCGAATGGCTCGATTTTGCAAGGAAGCATCTCGAAAATGCCAATTTACTTTCCCCGGAAGGGTAAAAAAAAAGGATATTTGAGATGAAAAAATTAAGGCTATGTACAGATTTGTAGAAGCCTGGGTAATGCTTAAGGGCTGCCTTTTGAAAATGACATTTTTGATATAGTGCTGAATGTTGAATCTTCACACAGGTATTTGCTTTTCAGCAAATTTCTTTCTGAAGTCCATCGCACATTAAAAAGCGGGGGGTACTTGCTGCTGACTGATTTCAGGCATGACCACAAAATGGCTGAAATGAAGGAGGATATAAGTAATTCGGAATTTGATGTTGTCCATTATGAGTTAATTAATGAAAATATTGTAAATGCTCTCAAGGCTGATGATGAGAGAAGTACTTTATTTATGTGCTGAGAAAATAATCCTGGCACGTGCAGATTAATTCAGTATACGGCCGGTTCTTCTGTGGCCATCCTGAAACGGGTGTATGGCTTCGCACTGCCTGGAAATGCGAAGGGGCTATTGCAGCAGGACATTGACAATCTGGTCAGTGGCAGATGATGCTTCGGCAAAGGCCCCGGGTATGGCGCCCTTCATCAGCCGGCCCACAAACCTCATGTTCATCCAGGAGACATATACGTTGCCATCGGACTTTTCATAGACCGATAAGCGGCAGGGTAGCAGAGATGACACTATCCTCTCATCATC
This Marinilabiliales bacterium DNA region includes the following protein-coding sequences:
- a CDS encoding DUF4143 domain-containing protein, with product MKIQHSALYQKCHFQKAALKHYPGFYKSVHSLNFFISNILFFYPSGESKLAFSRCFLAKSSHSQTRQSNKSTAALVELKQLHSKTAIRTTAKRHFVDPSVSTAVLRTNPEDILKDFQYFGFLFEALCTRDIRVYAQANDGDDP
- a CDS encoding methyltransferase domain-containing protein, with protein sequence MPFENDIFDIVLNVESSHRYLLFSKFLSEVHRTLKSGGYLLLTDFRHDHKMAEMKEDISNSEFDVVHYELINENIVNALKADDERSTLFMC